The genome window TGTCAACAGAGCCACAAAcccaacacagactctcaaatCTTTCTTTGTACTTTCAATTGCTACCTCTTTAGTGGTTACTGTTGAGTTTGAGTTCACAGGTTCTGAGACACAGAGTTTTACCAACTTCAGAGCAAACGATAAATACTCTGCTTCAAAATGTCCAAGAGGAACACCGTGGGCAAGCACCTCCATTTTAACATTAACTTTAAATGCTTTTTTTTGCTTGTGTTACGATCTTAAGTGCAACAATCCCACAAAATGTATAACAGATCCATGGGCAAATTGTCAAGGAAGTTGATGTACAAGGGAGCTGAAGGAAAATGCACACTAGTCCACCCAGTCCATGTTACACGCTAATCCACCCAGTGGGATATGCTAATAGTCCAAGATAAGGCCTCTCTGTTTGTACTGAGGATGGTCTGAATGTGAAAATGGTTTGCCCTTCActgcataataaactgcatctttttttctAAATATATTAAAAGTGTACTATTCTCTGCATTGGCATCTGATTATGTGTGAGTTATTCCTGGTTTGACTCAAACCGGGAAGGGCACATTTAATTTGATTGTATCCAGTAGTGTTTTATATCAATGCCGTAGATTTAGACATCTAACTGTTTTGACCACAGAAATGCATCTTTCAGATCTCACACTGTTGGCATGCATTAGGGAGTCAGTCCAGGAATTTTGGACATCATGTTTCTAAAATCAAACGGCTCAAACGGAAATGTGATATGATTTAGGATTTGCGGGCAGTGCCAGCTCTGTAAGGGAAACTGAAATTAAATTGAGGGAGGTTCAACTGTGCAGTGCACAATGCTTACTCTGCACTAACATTAATGATATGAAACCCAGAAGGAGATGTCTGTCTCACCAAAGCCAGAGAGGTATTTTCCAAGCATGTCCAGATATGATTTCGCTTTTGTTTTTTACCGGGATTTCTGTTAGGCAACACAGATTGGGTCTATTAAACAGTGGAGAGGAAGGGCCACTGGTGAGACATAACAGGCGAGCCAGCCAGGGGCTCGCTGGAAGGAAATGTTTACTGTCGAGTGAAGTCTCTCGGTGGCTACTCTGCTCTCAGCCGCTCGAGCCGTCCTCTAATGTCAGTGGGGTCAGGGGAAGCTGAAGGAAACAGCCTGAATGTGTGGGGCCTCCCACTGTATTTGTATATTTGCAAAAATGCCTGACAGCTTCCTGCAATTCATCAGTCTTTGCCAGAACACAGGCTAGTGTGAAGAGGAGCAAAGTCTCATGCAAATCTGGCCTCAGATGCTGCAACATTTCCTCCACCGATCTGGTGGATAACGCCCATGGGCATAAGTGCTATCAATCCGCATCATAATGTGCTCATTGATGCTGGCAAATCCTAACTGTAGCAGGAAGGGACAGCATTTGAATACAGCTGTCTGTCTGCTCCATAGTGTGTGAGTTCAAAGCATGCGGGTGAGAACGTGTGGTCTGGCCAGTCAACATGGCCTTTTAAATCACTTTACACTTGCCCACACAAGATTTGCAGACACATGAATCAAGGAAAGGGAATTGGGAATTGAGGCTCGTCTTAAAGGTCAATGATTTCCTTTCTTACCCATCCACACCTCTCCAAACTGGCCAGCTCCGAGTTTCTTCACCATCTTGATGGACTCTTTGGAGATTTCCCACGCATCTTTATCCCATGGCTTCTGAGCTTTGGGCTTATCACAGGACTTCTCTAGTTTACGACACAGGCCGTCTGGTTGCTCTGCAAAGGCACATTAGTCAGTGATTTTCAAAACTACCAATACAATACATTTACCACAGTAGTGATTAATCTGTAGTTATCTTCAAGTAGCTTGCTAAGCCgtgatgaaaatatgtacagtatagtatCTGGGTCAGCATTTGTTGCATATTAATCTTACTGTGATAATGTTTGATCATGCTGCTGATATCTGGGAAGGTGATTTTCGGAGAGATATAATATCCTCCATTATCCAGGCTGCGGATCTTGTAGTGTTTGACTGCATCCATGCCCTGGCTGTCAACATCTCTGATGGAGAGCGAATAACTTCCTGTCAAGAAGGAAGTGAGATGCAAACAATCAATAATTTACGGGAATCTAGATACTAATCAAGGTTATTTACTTAAATAAGTAGATAGCCCATTATTAAGAGATTATATCAAACCATGATAACACCATTCTACCATAAGCACTGTTATTACACACATGGAGTTTTGTGTACTTTGACCCCTCTATCTTCTATCACCAACCTCAAACCGcatcatacagtatgtcattaACTGGCACATAAAAGAAAAGCCACACTGGGCGGAATCCCCATTTCACTTGAACTGTTCCAGATTCAGAAATGTATAAAAGTCTCTGAGGCTAAGTTGCACGCCACCTACCCTTTGAGGTTTCACTCTCGCGGATGAGGTAAGCTCCTGGTTTGTTTGCTGGTGCCAAAAGTTGCCTTTCTGCATCCTTCCTGGTTATATCCTTAAAGAACCAtcttttgaaaagaaaaataaataaataaaatgaataaaggGCACAACCTGGTAACAACAGTGGCAAAGGGCAAGCAGCAAGTTACACACTTACTCTTCCATTTCCATGGTGTCTGCTTGGGCCACATAATTGGAAGGAATGAAGCCCTCTTTTCTGGTGGTGAGAGAACAGGCTTTCCACCATTCTCCATGCCTACAAACACAGACCGTGGCGCCCCCATCATTTAGCCATCATATGGTCTCATAAAACCTTAACTGAATTGTTTTGCCTAATTAGGGAACGCTACAGTAGCATATTAATGTAGCTGCACGCAGTGTGTACTCACTCCTCCAGAACTCgcattttctctcccttcttGAATCCCAAGTCATCGGCATGTATAGCCTCATACGGGTACAAGGCTATGACGATTTTAtccctctccttcttttctGTTGGGGTTAAGACATACGTGTTATGCGCATGTAATGTGACACAGCCCTGCTCATGAATGAGGAAATCATGTGACAAATCTAAAATGAAAAACCAACCTTCCATCTGGAAAACCTGACCAGGTAGCAACCCGGAGGGAGCAGAATCATTCTGTGGGGCAAAAGAGAAGTACTTAGATGTGACACAGATCCAAGGGAATCTAGCATAGTTGTGGACAGTGCAAAACCCAGTATTCTATAAAGACATTCTATATAAAAGCCAGTAGTCTATACAGAAGCCAGTATACAGATACGTGTTACAGATGAGCACATTAGAACACACCAGACCAACATGCAAACATGAACTAATCGCTGGTCAAATGTAGTGCATGCAGCCTAAGAAacatatctgtgtatgtgtgctgattTTGGCCTTCTCCTGACTCACTACTTACTATAGCATGTGGCTTACTGGAGGTGGGATCTCTCACATATACAGTTTGGTCAGTACGTACTGGCTGTTGTGTTTTATCGAGCATGCCACCATTCTGGCCCTCGGTCAGCTTGGATTTTTTACAACCCATGATTCCTGTTGGGAGAGACACAAAACATACCAAACATATTCAATTGCAGCAACCAGACCAGATGTAGGATGCTCTCCTAAAGCCTATATGGCACACAGGCAGGACCATGCATCTCAAACTCTAGGTCATGATGACGCTCAGCTCAGTGAATTATATTAACATACAGCATATAGGATGTATTGGCATTTGGTTACATTGGCTCCATCTGGCTACTGCTGACAGTTAAGTTTTCAGAGAGTCAGTGCAACTAGTCTACCAGGCCAGCCTCCAACAGTTCCAAAACACCTCATGGCAGGTCCAACCGACATTTTGATGATTTCACCTGCAGTTGGTTGTTTAGACTTCATTTTGTTTGGTCATCAACATCGACCTGCACTGACTTCACTCCAGCGTCCCACACTGCCGACAGCATACAGTAATGGAACACATTTCAGGCAATTCCTGTATCGCACACATGACTGCGCTGAGGAATATGCTGACAAATTGTTGTGAAAAACACCATTGACAGTTTTATTGAATTGAATATTGTAGTAGTGATCGTACTAACTCCCGGAAGAATCTTAACTCCCGGAAGAAGGCATGTAGCCGAAACGCGTTGGCGTTTTTTAGAAGGTTAACTTGACCAAGCCATaataataaaggctttttaactttTTCAATAGAGAGTGCCTTTGAGTTTTTTGATTATTGGCATTTAGTTTCCCATCCAAAGAGCACCTCTGATTTAACCAAACCAGGAAGCGctcctctacccccccccccccccccccccccccctttttttgttGATGTCTTCTTTATTGTTCGCGATCAGGGTTCACAATCAAAGTCCTCATCATTGCAGGATAAATCAACACTTATGATCAGCTGGTACCATCTGTGCGCTGTCATATGAGGTGACTATGTGTCCAGATAGGTCCAGGGGAAATAAATGAATCTAAATGAAAGTATTGTAGTATATTACTTGGGCCTTCCCAGCCAGGATAAGCAATGATAGAAGCTAAACATCCATTAGAAAGTCAATACTTGCCACTCATTCTGAGGTTGTTGAATTCTATTGTCTggttaaaaaaacattacatcTCCAAAAAGTGAGAGGAAGTTAGAGAATTGTtgtttttgaacattttaaGCAGTGAGCTTATTTTAGTGAACATATTGTTTGGAGGTAGAGTTACATGCAGAATAATAGCAGTGTGTTTTACAAAAAAATTGAATAAAGCTCAAAATCCTTAGAATAGTTGTTAATTCCATAATAGCAATGCTTTGGGAACACtgcacattcaatttcaaatcaaaacatgaccaaaaCTGATCAAGTTTGTATTATACCtttacagaaagtgaagaaaaggTAATGTTTACCGTATAAACTGAAAAATGTCTCAAGATTTTGCTTTACTTTGAATCACTGCACTAATTTCTAGTTGCATTACCATTATTTTTGAGAATTGCTTCACATCTGTGTTGCATGGacactgctatttttttgaacagcctaacattcctttttcttcactttctgtaaaGGTATAACAAAACTTggtcatgttttgatttgaaattgaatgtgcaGTGTTCCCAATGCATTGATAACTCTATATTTGATGTATTATTTTACCAAGAAAAATATAGCAGACGTAGCAGTCAACAGAAGATGTATTTACTGAGAGTGCAGTGCAAATATTTGCATGTTACTCGATGACTGAAtaaactctcttctctctaaacTCTCTTTTCTACTGTGTTCAGTTATATCTCTACAGGATTAATTCGGCAAATGGGCATGATGTCTGTGTTCACTCTCTAACAGGCCTGTAACAGCTTCTTCATCTGGATCGTGTGTATTTTTTGGGACTGTAACAGCCCCAGACCCCACTACCTGGGCTGAGCTAAAGACAGACGAAACATGGCGAAGTATATGATTTAACACAAACAGTGGTGCATTGGACACTGTTGTTCGCACAAGCACTCTGAGAAGATGTTTACTTTCTTTTCTAAACTTATTCCGAGCCTGATTAAGTCAATGTAAATAtcggttttattttattttcaactGTTCACTCTTATCTTTGTCATTAGGTGCATAGGCTATACTCACTGCCTTCTGTATACATGTCAATGTTGATAGGGAAGCACTTCTGACACACCCAAACAAGACAAAACCACCTCACAAAATCTATTGCACATTGTTGCACACAAAATTGCGATCAAATGTGTTGTTCAAACTAAATGGTAGCAAAACGTTTTGGTTTTAAACATGCCCCCTGGTAGGCCGTAAACACTGTGGACGaaagctgtaggcctactccaaAAGTATCCTCTGGTCAACAAAACTCTACAAAGCACACCCCCTGGTGTTGCAGGTTAGCTGATCTCAACATTCTGTTTTCCTATTGATCTTGGTGGGTGATTTTATTGAGTGGAAGCTTGTGACTATATAATTTCCTCATACTCATGGGGAAATGTTTAACAGTTCACCCTTCTGGACAATCAAGAGGCAAAGGTTTATAACACTTCCTGGTAGGAATAATCAAcaatctctctcaaacacacacaaacagaagggCCAGTCTAATTGCTCTTAAATTCTTCATAACTAACAATAACTAACATGCTACAAagcttttcatttttatgtacaTATCTTCTTTGGAGGTCCCCTATTCCTGGCGTCTGTAAATAGCAAGATAAACCTACAACTAAGCATCAGTGTGCAGGGAACTGAGAAGAGAAATCATTTTTCACTTGCACAGGGCTACTTTAAGAGACGCTTAACTGTTGGATCACACCGTTTGTATTTTTAGATGAAACTCAGGGAAGCAGAGGCTAGGCAATGGCCTCTTTAGAAAaatgatgtgtgtgagagagtgtatgtgtgtgtgtgactgtggctGCACACTTCCTCCTTTGACCAGCCTGAAGTCTTAACCCACACAGGAAGCTGCGGAGCAGAGGCCACACAGAATGAGTGTGACAGTGCAATGGTCTGCAGGCAACAGGCAGACACGCAAGTCGCCATCAAACCTTGCAGCGTAGCCATACTCATGGACTCATAGCCAAATACTCAAGCAGGCGATGTTGAAGACATGAAAATGTTTGGATTGTTGCGTTAAGACTAAGATGAGATTGATGCCCTAAGGGGGAATAGGCCTAAGTATTAAACCACTAACAGAGAAGTTATTTCAGGTATTGGacttgtaggcctataggctattaAAATATCTAGTGTTGGCCTAGTGAAAACATTGGGCTACAGTAGACTAAGATTAAGTGACAGTGAATACAGTTCATGTCAAGGTGACAGGTCACATCTGAGACTGTATTGATTGATAGGTGATGTACTATCTGACTCTTACACAGAAGCTATGTAAGAGGCTAACAGATTGAGTTTCCTCTCAGAACTGTCTGTAGACGTGTTTAGCAACTATTTCGAGTATTGGCCAGTAATGGTAAACTTGTTACCCAAGGTGACAATTCGCTCGAAATGCAAAACGTTGAGAAGGCTATACTTAGGCTACTGTGGAGATGTGtaattttaaatgaaattggataggctacaacaaatGTTATCCGACTGTAAACCTATGTGCTTTGATACGCAAACGTTATTGACATGAACATGGCATTCTCGACAAAACTATTGATTTTAGCCGGTATATATTTTACACAATATGAGGAACTTGGGCGATGTTGCACGAAACTTCAAAAATATCccaacttttagaatactttcaGAAGAGTCCAAAAAAGTTATATCAACAGAGGTCACCTACCTGTTAGGTATCAGCCTGCCCTGTCGCGTGAAGTTAAAGCGAATAGTTGTCAGGATAATTCCCGTTACAACCTTCTCACCCTCATTTGTCTGTTGTTGCTTCACCTAAGCAGCAGAATGAGGAACCAGTCTCTTTTGGCAGGACTGATGTTCTCTCGGTTCAGCCACTACTTCCTGGTACAGTGTTCAATGCGTCTAACATTTTATTTGCATAATGCGGCGCTCGTACGGTTGGAGGTGTGTAGGTCATCCAAGAGAGAATGGCTGTTCTTTGCCTGGAAAATGAGGCAATGGCCGTTGTGTGGGAAGGACCACAGGCTCAACAGGATGGGATATACCATCATGTAGCCGAGGATacaaatcattaaataaaaatgtttacaGAACTGCTGTCTACTGACGACAGTCACTGTACAGATTTATGACTGCACACTCCCCAAAAATAATGAAGCCCCAGTGGGCATCTTGTGGGTTAACAAGGAAGTCTGCTGTGGTACAAAACATTTGatgtttttctcgattgctaaaacactaaaaccCATTGGCTGAAGAAAGTTCTCAGTTGCCTGAACTCATTTAGCTAATTGTTCAGTCTGTTGTCAATACCTCAAACCATTTCACAcgtaaaacacaatttgcagatctcaCTTACACTTTTCAGTAACACTCTAaacacattctcaaaacacattctgCACTCTAATGCACATGTCATCATACTAAACACAAGTGTCAACaattaaatacaaatataaagcAGACATTAACACAACCACTCAAAATTGATTTCgcttgtttcaaatgatgtgacacAACCAATATAAGCCTGTTCAGAGAGCAAACAGGTTGTTGAGGGTGGGAATGAGAAAGTCTGACAATGAATAAAAGAAACTATGTGAGAGGACgagaacaagtgtgtgtgtaaggtgggggatgaggaggaagaacaaAGCAAAGGAGTAATTTCTGATCAATTTTGAGGT of Alosa sapidissima isolate fAloSap1 chromosome 1, fAloSap1.pri, whole genome shotgun sequence contains these proteins:
- the lyn gene encoding tyrosine-protein kinase Lyn isoform X1 — its product is MGCKKSKLTEGQNGGMLDKTQQPVRTDQTVYVRDPTSSKPHAINDSAPSGLLPGQVFQMEEKKERDKIVIALYPYEAIHADDLGFKKGEKMRVLEEHGEWWKACSLTTRKEGFIPSNYVAQADTMEMEEWFFKDITRKDAERQLLAPANKPGAYLIRESETSKGSYSLSIRDVDSQGMDAVKHYKIRSLDNGGYYISPKITFPDISSMIKHYHKQPDGLCRKLEKSCDKPKAQKPWDKDAWEISKESIKMVKKLGAGQFGEVWMAYYNNSTKVAVKTLKPGTMSVEAFLEEANLMKTLQHDRLVRLYAVVTKIEPIYIITEYMANGSLLDFLKSDTGCRLQLPKLIDFSAQIAEGMAYIEKKNYIHRDLRAANVLVSESLLCKIADFGLARVIEDDQYTAREGAKFPIKWTAPEAINYGSFTIKSDMWSFGVLLYEIITFGKIPYPGMSNGEVMTSVQRGYRMPKPENCPGELYEIMTSCWKDKPDDRPTFDYMQSVLDDFYTATEGQYQQQP